The Hoplias malabaricus isolate fHopMal1 chromosome 9, fHopMal1.hap1, whole genome shotgun sequence genome contains a region encoding:
- the LOC136707500 gene encoding uncharacterized protein, producing the protein MDARLLVFIVISCTASCISAQIVPSLLTTNISSSGCGSTKYCPDICNATTNGSCVFVSSAYNSSANTLTFELAANTPGYVALALSTNPSQAGTSVLFLCGTNTTTTTTNTTSNITSFSTYAYNSTSGNFSILNASFVNSVQGVFFLSSLSTVNPNLVQCIISTTSTLPTTTLRIGNTGFSLSKFTGSFIGGAPSFPTNFSYSAVVNITDPNGTVTNPSSNTTTNTTTTQSPATTKAGSNPLTNPVTHALAMLLSAMCLLLLH; encoded by the exons ATGGACGCCCGACTCTTGGTGTTTATTGTGATCTCTTGCACTGCGTCTTGCATCAGTGCCCAGATTGTCCCTTCTCTGCTCACG ACGAACATCTCATCCAGCGGCTGTGGATCTACTAAATACTGTCCAGATATCTGCAACGCAACCACCAACGGCAGCTGTGTTTTCGTCTCGTCTGCGTACAACTCCAGCGCCAACACACTGACCTTTGAGCTCGCTGCCAATACACCTGGATACGTGGCTCTAGCACTGAGCACTAACCCATCTCAG GCAGGAACCAGTGTTTTGTTTCTATGCggcaccaacaccaccaccaccaccaccaacaccacctccAACATCACTTCCTTCTCTACATATGCCTACAACAGCACATCAGGCAACTTTTCCATCTTGAATGCG aGCTTTGTAAACAGTGTCCAAGGTGTCTTTTTTTTGTCAAGCCTTTCAACTGTAAACCCAAACTTGGTCCAGTGTATCATCAGCACCACCAGCACTCTGCCTACCACCACCCTCAGAATTGGCAACACTGGTTTCAGCCTCTCTAAATTCACCGGCAGCTTCATCG GAGGTGCACCAAGTTTTCCAACTAATTTCAGCTACTCGGCCGTTGTGAACATCACTGATCCCAATGGCACTGTGACCAACCCTTCCAgcaacaccaccaccaacaccaccaccacccaatCGCCGGCCACCACCAAAGCAGGAAGCAACCCTCTCACCAACCCTGTGACTCATG ctCTGGCCATGCTGCTCAGTGCCATgtgtctcctcctcctgcaTTAA